Proteins co-encoded in one Acidobacteriota bacterium genomic window:
- a CDS encoding NAD(P)H-dependent oxidoreductase subunit E gives MKQGSNGHSTLQWRKKIAGKFEPLPQYLIPVLQFVQTEAGFLPPEAMTATAEYLGVSESKVYGVASFYAQFHFEPRGRHIITVCRGTACHVRGSAAILQDVEKKLGIPAGGTTPDMNFSIETVACFGSCALAPVVVADTTVHGRQSSSSTSRIVDRLAAEAPAPAAKKKPSRPAKKAKPAASAAKGGKKMRTPKKH, from the coding sequence ATGAAACAGGGCTCAAACGGACACTCGACACTGCAGTGGCGCAAGAAGATCGCCGGCAAATTCGAGCCTCTGCCGCAGTATCTCATTCCCGTGCTGCAATTTGTGCAGACCGAGGCAGGGTTTCTTCCGCCCGAGGCAATGACGGCCACGGCCGAATACCTGGGGGTTTCGGAATCGAAAGTCTATGGAGTGGCCAGTTTCTACGCCCAATTCCACTTTGAGCCGAGGGGCCGCCACATCATCACCGTCTGTCGCGGGACCGCCTGCCACGTGCGCGGCAGCGCCGCCATCCTTCAGGACGTCGAGAAGAAGCTGGGCATCCCCGCCGGCGGCACCACTCCGGACATGAACTTCTCGATCGAAACGGTCGCCTGCTTCGGGTCCTGCGCCCTCGCCCCCGTGGTCGTGGCCGACACGACGGTTCACGGGCGGCAATCGAGCTCATCCACGAGCAGGATCGTGGATCGACTGGCCGCGGAAGCCCCGGCCCCGGCCGCCAAGAAGAAGCCATCCAGGCCAGCGAAAAAGGCGAAGCCTGCCGCATCGGCGGCCAAAGGCGGAAAAAAGATGCGGACGCCGAAAAAGCACTAG
- the nuoF gene encoding NADH-quinone oxidoreductase subunit NuoF translates to MDLDKTIEKAETTWSRLQNGDRPVIYVGAATCGLAAGAGDLLAAIPEELSRLGAKAHIVPVGCIGMCFAEPFVDVQLPGRSRVTYDRVTPAKLSAILKSELKKGRPHGDYAMGYIGDVPVDGVGRLFDLPVLAPQVRIATRNCGIINPENLDHYLARGGYQGLRTALGMTPDKVIDEVLASGLRGRGGGGFPTGLKWQFCRKAPGDRKYLICNADEGDPGAFMDRSVLEGDPHSVLEGMCIAAYALGADTGYVYIRAEYPLAIKRLEIALGQMRALGVLGEDILGSGFNFNILIKQGAGAFVCGEETALMASIEGKRGMPRPRPPFPATQGLFGKPTNINNVETLANVPTILREGAEAFSKLGTRGSNGTKTFAITGKINNSGLIEVPMGITLDRVINEIGGGISGKGRFKAAQTGGPSGGCLPARLKDLPIEYETLARAGSIMGSGGLVIMDESTCMVDLARYFLTFTQSESCGECTPCRVGTKRMLTILENICAGKGQPGDIEELERLGSAIKDTALCGLGQTAPNPALTTIRYFREEYEEHIHDHHCRAAVCSAMVLAPCEHTCPAGVKAHRYVREIAQGNFENAYLVVRENMPLPSICGTVCFHPCEARCRRGQLDEAISIRALKNAAVRYGKQAEKSTGKSAPPSGRKVAVVGSGPAGLTAAYYLAKVGGHEITIFEKLPVAGGMLHTGIPRYRLPEHDLKHDIDIVKAAGVKIKTRSEIKSVEELKKQGFDAVFLALGAHASWTLGVQGERGKGVLDCVSFLRDVSMGKRPDLGRRVAVVGGGNSAIDAARTALRLGAEEVTILYRRNREDMPADEAEIEQALAEGVEISTLTLPVNIGRTSYGLEVTIQSMQLSEVDESGRRRPVPREGSERLEVYDTLIAAIGQLPEIPEELEVEVNAGSRCIEIQGKHLATTMNGVFAGGDVVLGPASVVEAIAQGRAAASAIDRFLGGKGNIEEQLAPPEDLSALPPMEAETEARLRVPMPELPPRRRKNGFDQTEKGYSKKAAMEEASRCLRCDLQDK, encoded by the coding sequence GTGGATCTAGACAAGACAATCGAAAAAGCAGAAACAACCTGGTCCCGCCTCCAGAACGGCGACCGTCCCGTCATTTACGTCGGCGCCGCCACCTGTGGGCTGGCCGCCGGCGCCGGAGACCTTCTGGCCGCAATCCCCGAAGAGCTCTCCCGCCTCGGCGCCAAGGCCCACATCGTGCCCGTCGGCTGCATCGGGATGTGCTTCGCCGAGCCCTTCGTGGATGTCCAGCTTCCGGGCCGGAGCCGCGTTACCTACGACCGGGTCACCCCGGCGAAACTCTCGGCCATCCTGAAATCTGAACTGAAGAAGGGGCGCCCCCACGGCGATTACGCCATGGGCTATATCGGCGATGTTCCGGTCGACGGTGTCGGCCGCCTGTTCGACCTCCCCGTGCTCGCGCCCCAGGTCCGCATCGCCACCCGCAATTGCGGCATCATCAACCCGGAAAACCTGGACCACTACCTCGCCCGCGGCGGCTACCAGGGACTGCGAACCGCGCTCGGCATGACACCCGACAAGGTGATCGACGAGGTGCTCGCCTCGGGCCTGCGCGGCAGGGGGGGCGGCGGCTTTCCCACCGGCCTGAAGTGGCAGTTCTGCCGGAAAGCTCCCGGCGACCGGAAGTACCTCATCTGCAACGCCGACGAAGGGGATCCCGGGGCCTTCATGGACCGCTCGGTGCTCGAAGGGGACCCGCACTCGGTCCTGGAGGGGATGTGCATCGCCGCCTACGCCCTCGGCGCCGACACCGGCTACGTTTACATCCGCGCCGAGTACCCCCTCGCCATCAAGCGCCTGGAGATCGCTCTCGGGCAGATGCGCGCTCTCGGCGTGCTCGGCGAGGACATCCTCGGCAGCGGTTTCAATTTCAACATCCTTATCAAGCAGGGGGCCGGAGCCTTCGTCTGCGGCGAGGAGACCGCCCTCATGGCCTCGATCGAGGGGAAACGGGGGATGCCCCGTCCGCGCCCCCCCTTCCCGGCCACACAGGGGCTGTTCGGAAAACCCACCAATATCAACAACGTGGAAACCCTCGCCAACGTCCCCACCATCCTGCGGGAGGGAGCCGAAGCCTTTTCGAAACTCGGAACCCGGGGGAGCAACGGGACCAAGACCTTCGCCATTACGGGCAAGATCAACAATTCCGGCCTCATCGAAGTCCCCATGGGCATCACCCTGGACCGCGTTATCAACGAGATCGGCGGGGGGATTTCGGGCAAGGGCCGGTTCAAAGCGGCGCAGACGGGCGGTCCCTCGGGCGGCTGCCTCCCGGCGAGGCTCAAGGACCTCCCGATCGAGTATGAAACCCTCGCCCGCGCCGGATCGATCATGGGTTCGGGTGGACTCGTGATCATGGACGAGTCTACCTGCATGGTGGACTTGGCCCGTTACTTCCTCACCTTCACCCAGAGCGAATCGTGCGGCGAATGCACCCCCTGCCGCGTAGGGACCAAGCGGATGCTCACCATCCTGGAAAACATCTGCGCCGGCAAGGGGCAGCCCGGGGACATCGAGGAGCTCGAACGCCTCGGGAGCGCCATCAAGGACACCGCCCTGTGCGGCCTCGGACAGACGGCGCCCAACCCGGCGCTCACCACCATCCGGTACTTCCGCGAGGAATACGAGGAGCACATCCACGACCACCACTGCCGCGCGGCCGTCTGTTCGGCCATGGTGCTGGCCCCCTGCGAGCACACCTGCCCTGCGGGGGTGAAAGCCCATCGCTACGTGAGGGAAATCGCGCAGGGGAATTTCGAAAACGCCTACCTGGTCGTCCGGGAGAACATGCCGCTCCCCAGCATCTGCGGCACCGTCTGCTTCCACCCCTGCGAAGCCCGCTGCCGCCGCGGCCAGCTCGACGAAGCGATCTCGATCCGCGCCCTGAAGAATGCGGCGGTGCGCTACGGCAAGCAGGCGGAAAAGAGCACCGGGAAGTCGGCCCCGCCGAGCGGCAGGAAAGTGGCCGTCGTCGGTTCCGGCCCCGCCGGCCTGACCGCGGCCTACTACCTGGCGAAGGTCGGCGGCCACGAAATCACGATTTTCGAAAAACTACCGGTGGCCGGCGGCATGCTCCACACCGGGATCCCACGTTACCGCCTCCCCGAGCACGACCTCAAGCACGACATCGACATCGTCAAGGCCGCCGGGGTGAAGATCAAGACGCGCTCCGAGATCAAGTCGGTGGAGGAACTGAAGAAGCAGGGTTTCGACGCCGTATTCCTGGCGTTGGGCGCCCACGCATCCTGGACCCTGGGGGTCCAGGGAGAACGGGGCAAGGGAGTGCTCGACTGCGTGTCGTTCCTCCGCGACGTCTCCATGGGCAAAAGGCCCGACCTGGGCCGGCGGGTGGCGGTAGTCGGCGGCGGCAACAGCGCCATCGACGCCGCGCGCACCGCCCTGCGGCTGGGCGCGGAGGAAGTCACGATCCTCTACCGGCGCAACCGCGAGGATATGCCGGCCGATGAAGCCGAGATCGAACAGGCGCTGGCCGAAGGCGTGGAGATTTCGACCCTGACCCTCCCCGTCAACATCGGCAGGACCAGCTACGGTCTGGAGGTCACCATCCAGTCGATGCAGCTTTCGGAGGTGGACGAAAGCGGCCGCCGTCGCCCCGTCCCCAGGGAGGGGAGCGAGCGGCTGGAGGTTTACGACACCCTCATCGCCGCCATCGGACAGCTCCCCGAAATACCGGAAGAGCTGGAGGTGGAGGTCAACGCCGGAAGCCGCTGCATCGAAATCCAGGGGAAGCACCTGGCGACCACCATGAACGGCGTGTTTGCCGGCGGTGATGTCGTTCTGGGACCGGCCTCGGTGGTGGAAGCCATCGCCCAGGGGCGGGCGGCCGCCAGCGCCATCGACCGTTTTCTCGGGGGCAAGGGGAACATCGAGGAGCAACTGGCCCCGCCCGAGGACCTGTCGGCCCTCCCCCCCATGGAGGCGGAAACCGAGGCGCGCCTGCGGGTTCCCATGCCCGAGCTCCCGCCCCGGCGCCGCAAAAACGGGTTCGACCAGACCGAAAAGGGATATTCGAAGAAGGCAGCCATGGAGGAGGCCTCGCGTTGCCTCCGCTGCGACCTGCAGGACAAATAG
- a CDS encoding ferritin family protein, whose translation MDADTFDRIMLDAINEEIMAHEFYKAAAARMKDASAVAIFERLAAEEEGHRRMLEQFRFNPKAQVEFRKIEDDYQIAEAETLPRLSFEMKPADAFRLAMKKEQQAMETYAAMAERIADAEFKKLYRELAEMEKGHKTQLEELFVNTAFPEDWGE comes from the coding sequence ATGGATGCTGATACTTTCGACAGGATCATGCTCGACGCCATCAACGAGGAGATCATGGCGCACGAGTTTTACAAGGCCGCGGCGGCGAGGATGAAGGACGCGAGCGCCGTCGCCATCTTCGAGCGCCTGGCCGCAGAAGAGGAGGGCCACCGGCGGATGCTCGAGCAGTTCCGCTTCAATCCGAAGGCTCAGGTCGAGTTCCGGAAGATCGAGGACGACTACCAGATCGCCGAGGCGGAGACGCTTCCCCGGCTGTCGTTCGAGATGAAGCCGGCCGATGCCTTCCGGCTGGCGATGAAAAAGGAGCAGCAGGCGATGGAGACCTACGCGGCCATGGCCGAGCGCATCGCCGACGCCGAGTTCAAGAAGCTCTACCGGGAACTGGCCGAAATGGAGAAGGGGCACAAGACGCAGCTTGAAGAGCTTTTCGTCAACACCGCTTTCCCGGAGGACTGGGGGGAATAG
- the fdhF gene encoding formate dehydrogenase subunit alpha has translation MPKFTLNGRVVEAAEGQTILDVARGQGLYIPSLCYHPKVGQSGMCRVCAVEVEGARGLVMSCITPVTEGMVVKTESPRLLEVRRTIVDMLLSEGEHDCLSCEMCGECELQDAAYRLGIERPSMVMDKPSLEVDGSHPMLVRNPNRCIHCYRCIKGCNSTVVNEVLDMGYRGIQSLVIADQNVPLGESSCVSCGECIQLCPTGALIEKKSIGTGRAWSLEKVRTTCPYCGVGCQMWLHVDRSRNRVVKVTGDEGGAPNQGMLCVKGRFGFDFPASDKRLTTPLIKKNGVHEPVSWEEALDFTARRLGEIREQYGVETISAISSSRDANENNYAAMKFMRAVIGNNNIDNCARTUHAPSVVGLATTFGSGAMTNSIREIEDARLLFVIGSNTTEAHPVISYYMKRAVKKGATLIVCDPRKIDLVRWATHHVQHRVGTDVALLNGLMNEIIARGWADRAFIEQHTENYEALARSVAAYPLERAAEITGVDAGQLREIARLIGTTKPMGLYYTLGITEHTCGTDNVMTCANLQMLLGNMGCRSAGVNPLRGQNNVQGACDMGSLPNIYHNYQRVDDPAVVEKFKKGWKVDRLPEKPGLTIPDMFSGMLDGRTRAFICHGENVVMSEPNEAHTIRCLEALDFLVVLDIFPNQTTPYADVIFPCACWSEQDGTFTNSERRVQRVRKVVEAPGESREAWWIYAELARRLGCDMEFESARGVWEDMRRLGTGYAGITWERIEERGIQWPAPTTSHPGTVFLHKDGNFSRGKGKFMPADWRPPAEVPDDEYPFTLSTGRRLWHYHTGTQTRNCVGFNELFGEELVEVSPEDARELKIGDGDYVWVVSRRGRVKMKAWVTKRSPKGVLWSSFHFHEAHINVVTNNAFDPVTQTAEYKACAARLEKA, from the coding sequence ATGCCCAAGTTTACGCTCAACGGTCGGGTCGTGGAGGCTGCCGAGGGGCAGACCATCCTGGATGTGGCCCGCGGCCAGGGACTCTACATTCCCAGCCTCTGTTACCACCCCAAGGTGGGCCAGAGCGGCATGTGCCGGGTCTGTGCCGTCGAGGTGGAAGGGGCGCGCGGCCTGGTGATGTCGTGCATCACCCCTGTTACGGAGGGGATGGTCGTGAAGACCGAGAGCCCGAGGCTCCTCGAGGTGCGGCGCACGATCGTGGACATGCTCCTGAGCGAGGGGGAACACGATTGCCTGTCGTGCGAGATGTGCGGGGAGTGCGAGTTGCAGGACGCCGCGTATCGCCTGGGCATCGAACGGCCCTCCATGGTCATGGACAAGCCGAGCCTCGAGGTGGATGGCAGCCACCCGATGCTGGTGCGCAATCCCAACAGGTGCATCCACTGCTATCGCTGTATCAAGGGATGCAACAGCACCGTGGTGAACGAGGTACTCGATATGGGCTACCGCGGGATCCAGTCGCTGGTGATAGCCGATCAGAACGTGCCGCTGGGCGAATCGAGCTGCGTTTCCTGCGGGGAATGCATACAGCTCTGTCCCACCGGTGCCCTCATCGAAAAGAAATCGATCGGCACGGGCCGGGCCTGGAGCCTGGAGAAGGTGCGCACGACCTGCCCCTACTGCGGCGTAGGCTGCCAGATGTGGCTCCATGTCGACCGGTCCCGGAACCGGGTGGTCAAGGTCACCGGCGATGAGGGTGGGGCGCCCAACCAGGGGATGCTGTGCGTCAAGGGGCGCTTTGGCTTTGATTTTCCCGCGTCCGACAAGCGGCTGACGACCCCGCTCATCAAAAAGAACGGCGTGCATGAGCCGGTTTCCTGGGAAGAGGCGCTCGATTTCACGGCGCGGCGCCTCGGGGAGATCCGGGAGCAGTACGGGGTTGAAACGATCAGTGCCATCAGCTCCTCCCGGGACGCGAACGAAAACAACTATGCGGCCATGAAGTTCATGCGCGCCGTCATCGGGAACAACAATATAGACAATTGCGCACGTACTTGACACGCCCCATCGGTCGTCGGGCTGGCGACCACATTCGGTTCTGGTGCAATGACCAACTCCATCCGGGAGATCGAGGACGCCCGGCTGCTCTTCGTCATCGGTTCCAACACCACCGAGGCGCATCCGGTCATCTCCTACTACATGAAGCGCGCGGTCAAGAAGGGGGCCACCCTCATCGTTTGCGATCCCCGGAAGATCGACCTCGTCCGTTGGGCCACCCACCACGTACAGCACCGGGTCGGCACCGACGTGGCCCTGCTCAACGGACTGATGAACGAAATCATCGCCCGCGGCTGGGCGGATCGGGCCTTCATCGAGCAGCACACGGAAAACTACGAGGCCCTCGCCCGGTCGGTGGCCGCCTACCCGCTCGAGCGGGCGGCGGAGATCACGGGGGTGGATGCCGGGCAGCTGCGCGAGATCGCCCGTCTCATCGGGACCACGAAGCCGATGGGGCTCTACTACACGCTCGGGATTACCGAACATACCTGCGGTACGGACAACGTGATGACGTGCGCCAACCTGCAGATGCTGCTGGGGAACATGGGCTGCCGGAGTGCCGGTGTGAACCCGCTGCGCGGGCAGAACAATGTCCAGGGGGCCTGCGACATGGGCTCGCTCCCGAACATCTACCATAATTACCAGAGGGTGGACGACCCCGCGGTCGTCGAGAAGTTCAAGAAGGGATGGAAGGTGGATCGCCTCCCGGAAAAGCCGGGACTCACCATCCCCGACATGTTTTCCGGCATGCTGGACGGCCGCACCCGGGCCTTCATCTGCCACGGCGAGAATGTGGTGATGAGCGAGCCGAACGAGGCGCACACCATCCGCTGCCTGGAGGCGCTCGATTTCCTGGTCGTGCTCGACATTTTCCCGAACCAGACCACCCCTTACGCCGACGTCATCTTCCCCTGTGCCTGCTGGAGCGAGCAGGACGGGACCTTCACCAACTCTGAACGGCGCGTGCAGCGGGTGCGCAAGGTCGTCGAGGCCCCCGGGGAATCGCGGGAGGCGTGGTGGATCTATGCCGAACTGGCCCGGCGACTGGGCTGCGACATGGAATTTGAGAGCGCCCGGGGGGTCTGGGAGGATATGCGCCGCCTCGGTACGGGCTACGCAGGGATCACCTGGGAACGGATCGAGGAGCGGGGGATCCAGTGGCCCGCCCCCACGACGAGTCACCCGGGGACCGTCTTCCTTCACAAGGACGGGAATTTCTCCCGCGGCAAGGGCAAGTTCATGCCCGCCGACTGGCGCCCGCCTGCAGAGGTGCCGGACGACGAGTACCCCTTCACGCTCAGCACCGGGCGGAGGCTCTGGCACTACCATACCGGGACCCAGACGCGCAACTGCGTGGGATTCAACGAGCTTTTCGGGGAGGAACTGGTGGAGGTCAGCCCCGAGGATGCCCGGGAGCTCAAGATCGGTGACGGCGATTATGTCTGGGTAGTCTCGCGCCGCGGCCGGGTGAAGATGAAGGCGTGGGTGACAAAGCGTTCTCCCAAGGGGGTGCTCTGGTCCTCGTTCCACTTCCACGAGGCTCATATCAACGTCGTAACCAACAATGCCTTCGATCCCGTGACCCAGACGGCCGAATACAAGGCGTGCGCTGCCCGGCTGGAGAAGGCGTAG
- the corA gene encoding magnesium/cobalt transporter CorA, giving the protein MSRRNRRRPHGSIPRRRALPGSPPGTLIPDPDAAKTHVRIIAYGPERVLEKEIEDVGETRAVLGRWPVVWVQVTGLGDLPVVTRLGELFGLHRLALEDVVNVHQRPKVEQYKDYCYIVVRAAHDRDGHGSDQISIFLGKDFVLSFQEREHDFFRPVPERIREGKGRSRTAGPDHLAYALIDAAVDCFFPVLERFSEEVESLEDAIITSPSVEGLQRIHELRRGLIALRRTAWPLREAMTTLYREPIPWIRDEERIYLRDCYDHVIQIIDLLENYRDLTSGLMEVYLSSTGNRTNEIMKVLTIISAIFIPMSLIAGIYGMNFPRQVPDLEWRGGFLFALGLMAAVAAGLLIFFRLKGWLGGSAPDRS; this is encoded by the coding sequence ATGTCGCGCAGGAATCGTCGTCGCCCCCATGGTTCGATCCCCCGCCGTCGGGCGCTCCCGGGCAGCCCCCCGGGTACGCTGATCCCGGATCCCGATGCGGCGAAAACCCACGTACGTATCATCGCTTACGGCCCCGAAAGGGTGTTGGAAAAGGAAATCGAGGATGTCGGGGAGACCCGCGCGGTGCTCGGGCGATGGCCCGTTGTCTGGGTCCAGGTCACGGGTCTGGGGGACCTCCCCGTCGTTACCCGGCTGGGAGAGCTGTTCGGCCTGCACCGACTGGCTCTGGAGGATGTCGTCAACGTCCATCAGCGCCCGAAGGTGGAGCAGTATAAGGACTACTGCTACATCGTGGTGCGGGCGGCCCACGACCGGGACGGTCACGGTTCCGATCAGATCAGCATCTTCCTCGGGAAGGATTTCGTGCTGAGTTTCCAGGAGCGGGAGCACGACTTTTTCCGTCCTGTGCCGGAGCGGATCCGGGAGGGGAAGGGACGGAGCCGCACGGCGGGACCCGACCACCTGGCTTATGCTCTGATCGATGCCGCCGTCGACTGCTTCTTCCCGGTGCTGGAACGATTCAGCGAGGAGGTCGAGTCGCTTGAAGACGCCATCATCACGAGCCCGAGCGTGGAGGGGTTGCAGCGGATCCACGAGTTGCGCCGGGGCCTGATTGCCCTCAGGCGGACCGCCTGGCCTCTGCGAGAGGCGATGACGACGCTCTACCGGGAGCCGATTCCCTGGATTCGGGACGAGGAGCGCATCTACCTGCGCGACTGCTACGACCACGTGATCCAGATCATCGACCTGCTGGAAAACTACCGGGATCTTACTTCGGGTTTGATGGAGGTCTACCTTTCCAGCACCGGAAACCGCACCAACGAAATCATGAAGGTACTGACCATCATCTCCGCCATTTTTATCCCGATGTCGCTCATTGCCGGGATCTATGGAATGAATTTTCCGCGCCAGGTTCCCGACCTCGAGTGGCGCGGGGGATTCCTTTTCGCCCTCGGCCTGATGGCGGCCGTGGCGGCGGGGTTGCTCATCTTCTTCCGCCTCAAGGGGTGGCTGGGGGGCTCCGCCCCGGACCGTTCGTAA
- a CDS encoding MFS transporter, with protein MPPRRFYGWKLLAIFWIVVFVNLAFPIYGSSVLNAVMMRDLGLDRRTLGLLFSLFTIMSGLPGPLVALCVDRFGIRRTLFAGSLLVSSGSILMATLVRSGLGAALAFGLLVGTGVAAGGMLGAQAGLARWFIRRRALALSIISTASGVGGFIASPLLNRTIAAAGGDWRMGWWFIAALSLAAGLAALVFVKEKPEDLGQRPDGEAAPGEPGRAGPGSRKPGRGTVHITSEVWSVKEALGGFPYWIMMFCQMGMSCGYTVFLAHGVVHFQDLGHSRAAGAWAPSLMALAGLFAKGLVGVLGDRLDPRFIWAGFIGVFGIGQWLLVGADTQFLLVAASSCMGIGFGGSVVCLAAVISNYYGIKPFAALAGVAVAVNTTLSSVTPSIAGWLYDAGWGYNGVFYTLAAWCLVGAAVLFVMRPPARDPVP; from the coding sequence ATGCCGCCGCGCCGGTTCTATGGTTGGAAGCTCCTCGCGATATTCTGGATTGTCGTCTTTGTGAATCTCGCGTTCCCCATCTACGGGTCGAGCGTCCTCAACGCTGTCATGATGCGGGACCTGGGGCTGGACCGGCGGACGCTGGGACTCCTTTTTTCGCTCTTCACGATCATGTCCGGTCTTCCGGGGCCGCTCGTTGCGCTCTGCGTCGACCGGTTCGGAATCCGCCGCACCCTGTTTGCGGGGAGCCTGCTGGTGTCGTCCGGGTCGATCCTGATGGCCACCTTGGTGCGGAGCGGTCTCGGTGCGGCGCTGGCCTTCGGGCTGCTGGTCGGGACGGGGGTCGCGGCGGGGGGGATGCTGGGTGCGCAGGCGGGCCTGGCCCGCTGGTTCATCCGGCGCCGGGCGCTGGCGCTTTCGATCATCAGCACGGCCAGCGGAGTTGGCGGCTTCATCGCGTCCCCGCTGCTGAACCGGACAATCGCGGCGGCCGGGGGGGACTGGCGCATGGGCTGGTGGTTCATCGCCGCCCTGTCGCTGGCCGCGGGCCTTGCGGCTCTTGTGTTCGTGAAGGAAAAGCCGGAGGACCTGGGACAGCGGCCCGACGGCGAGGCCGCGCCGGGTGAACCCGGCCGTGCCGGCCCCGGTTCCAGGAAGCCAGGCCGGGGGACGGTGCACATTACCTCCGAGGTGTGGTCGGTGAAGGAGGCGCTCGGAGGGTTCCCATACTGGATCATGATGTTCTGCCAGATGGGAATGAGTTGCGGCTATACCGTGTTCCTGGCCCACGGGGTGGTCCACTTTCAGGACCTGGGCCATTCACGTGCGGCGGGCGCCTGGGCTCCCAGTCTCATGGCCCTGGCCGGGCTCTTTGCCAAGGGGTTGGTGGGAGTCCTGGGGGACCGCCTGGACCCGCGCTTCATCTGGGCCGGTTTTATCGGTGTCTTCGGGATCGGACAGTGGCTCTTGGTGGGTGCGGACACGCAGTTCCTGCTGGTTGCGGCTTCGAGCTGCATGGGCATCGGCTTCGGCGGGAGCGTCGTCTGTCTGGCCGCGGTGATCAGTAACTACTACGGAATAAAGCCCTTTGCGGCGCTTGCAGGGGTGGCCGTCGCTGTCAATACCACCCTGAGTTCGGTCACTCCCTCCATCGCTGGCTGGCTCTATGATGCCGGGTGGGGGTATAACGGGGTTTTTTACACCCTGGCCGCCTGGTGCCTGGTGGGGGCGGCCGTGCTGTTTGTGATGAGACCGCCCGCGCGCGACCCGGTCCCGTGA